In Acidimicrobiales bacterium, the following are encoded in one genomic region:
- a CDS encoding TetR-like C-terminal domain-containing protein: protein MAARRGVTSEQVAEAALAMLDETGRLEAVRPSAVADRLGIRSQSLYAHVDGIAGLRRLLALLCLDELAGLVTTAAVGRSGRDAVEAIVRTQLDHALAHPGRSEATVHPPGNDPELVASIERAGGPLQTVLTSLGLDAEDRVHWVRLQLAITTGYAALVRDGRLTLSPGPSTTVDHLVDVLLDRLESVA from the coding sequence ATGGCGGCGCGCCGGGGAGTCACGTCAGAACAGGTGGCTGAGGCCGCACTGGCGATGCTGGACGAAACTGGTCGTCTTGAAGCGGTTCGACCTTCTGCTGTGGCTGACCGACTAGGCATTCGCAGTCAGTCCCTCTACGCCCACGTAGACGGGATTGCTGGGCTGCGTCGCCTGCTAGCACTGTTATGCCTAGATGAGTTGGCCGGTTTGGTCACGACAGCGGCAGTTGGCCGGTCGGGACGAGACGCTGTGGAAGCCATTGTCCGAACGCAGTTGGACCACGCGTTGGCGCACCCGGGCCGGTCCGAGGCCACGGTCCACCCACCAGGCAACGATCCGGAACTGGTGGCGTCAATCGAACGGGCCGGTGGACCGCTTCAGACCGTGCTGACATCGTTGGGTCTTGATGCCGAGGATCGGGTCCACTGGGTCCGCCTACAACTAGCCATCACGACCGGGTACGCCGCACTAGTGCGCGACGGCCGACTCACCCTGTCACCAGGACCGTCGACCACTGTCGACCATCTGGTGGACGTGCTCCTTGACCGGTTGGAAAGCGTTGCGTGA